GCGGTTCCGGAATGTCGCCCTGCTCGTCCTCCCCTCCTCGTCGTGCGGCCATGCGGTGGTGTCGCCACGCGTCAAGGCCCAGCAGCGCCACACCCGCCGCGATCCACGCGCACAGCACGAGGACCGGCTTCAGCACCCCGACACCGTCGAAGTACAGGACTCCTCTCAGGGCGTCGACCGCGTTGCCCAGCGGCATGACGGCGTGCAGGGCTTGGAAGAACCCCGGCAGCAGCTGCACGGGGACCAGGCCGCTGGAGGGAACGCTCAGCACGATGTACAGGCCCAGACCCGCCAGGGGGAAGAAGTGTTTGACGAAGGGCGCCATGCCGAGGGAGAACGTGGCCACGGCCGCGGTGAGCAGGAAGGCGATCGCCAGGGCCGCGGGGTCGTTGGGGAAGAGCCCCAGTCCCGTGCCGACGAGGAAACCCACGGCGCTGAAGAGGCCGGCGACGCCCGCTATCGTGATCAGCTTCTTGCGCCGGTTGAAGGTCACCGCCCGCAGCAGGGTCGTGGCGAGTATATAGCCGGGGACGTTCCAGGCGATCCCGAAATAGACCAGGGTCGCGCCGGATCCGTCCTTGCTGACCGTGGGGGCTACGTCCGTGACGGTGAGCTTCTGGTGGTTGTGCGCCGCAAGCTGGGTGAAGCCCTTGGTCAGCGCCTGCTCGAGGGACGCGCCGTTGGCCTTGGCCACGTAGAGCACGGCATGTCTGCCCGTGGCGGCGAAGCCTGCCGCGGCGTCCCGGTCCAGCACCGCCCGGCGGGCTGCCCGGGCGTCCGGGACGGCGGTGACGTCGAACCCGCCGGGATGCTGCCGCTGCAGTGCGGTCTCGACCCTGTATTGCACCGTGGGATCGGCGATCACGAGCTTGGCGTGGTGGGGCTGAG
This portion of the Streptomyces mirabilis genome encodes:
- a CDS encoding carboxypeptidase regulatory-like domain-containing protein, with the protein product MARVLVETLTIPAVLFLGLLFSFPMAFHQPQPHHAKLVIADPTVQYRVETALQRQHPGGFDVTAVPDARAARRAVLDRDAAAGFAATGRHAVLYVAKANGASLEQALTKGFTQLAAHNHQKLTVTDVAPTVSKDGSGATLVYFGIAWNVPGYILATTLLRAVTFNRRKKLITIAGVAGLFSAVGFLVGTGLGLFPNDPAALAIAFLLTAAVATFSLGMAPFVKHFFPLAGLGLYIVLSVPSSGLVPVQLLPGFFQALHAVMPLGNAVDALRGVLYFDGVGVLKPVLVLCAWIAAGVALLGLDAWRHHRMAARRGGEDEQGDIPEPPVEDPSVEVPAPTALPVHPHHFGELLPMLEGTVSDAELQPIRHAAVTVMDPGGRQLVRTTTNARGEYAVTGLPEGYISVVASHPGRDPLIHQKLLQSGVAVRADFTLHDRRNGTSVRAGAHPLALGHARQGP